One region of Micromonospora lupini genomic DNA includes:
- the rfbB gene encoding dTDP-glucose 4,6-dehydratase, which produces MRILVTGGAGFIGSHFARSLLGGGYTGFEHCDVTVIDKLTYASDRANLPAAHPRLTFVRGDICDPQLLADVVPGHDAVVHFAAESHVDRSIDDPAPFFETNVMGSHLLLAACARSGVGRVVHVSTDEVYGSISEGSWTETCVLEPNSPYAASKAASDCVVRSYWRTYDVDVSITRCANNYGPYQHVEKVIPRFVTSLLTGQDITLHGDGSAVREWLHVDDHCRAIALVLAKGRAGEVYNIGGDVELTNRALAERILRLAGAGWERVRHVPDRKVQDQRYSLDYRKISEELGFEPRIRFSDGLSEVFDWYRENQAWWTPTAAESRGAALTTSVRGVPVARGLSIPAR; this is translated from the coding sequence ATGAGGATCCTGGTTACCGGTGGTGCCGGCTTCATCGGTTCACACTTCGCGCGCAGTCTGCTCGGTGGCGGTTACACCGGGTTCGAGCACTGCGACGTCACGGTGATCGACAAGCTGACGTACGCCAGTGATCGGGCCAACCTGCCGGCCGCGCACCCCCGCCTGACCTTCGTCCGCGGGGACATCTGCGACCCGCAGTTGCTCGCGGACGTGGTTCCCGGCCACGACGCGGTGGTGCACTTCGCCGCCGAGTCGCACGTCGACAGGTCCATCGACGACCCCGCCCCGTTCTTCGAGACCAACGTGATGGGCTCCCACCTGCTGCTGGCCGCCTGCGCGCGCAGTGGTGTCGGCCGGGTCGTGCACGTCTCCACAGACGAGGTGTACGGCTCGATCAGCGAGGGCTCCTGGACCGAGACCTGCGTGCTGGAGCCCAACTCCCCGTACGCGGCGTCGAAGGCGGCCAGCGACTGCGTGGTCCGCTCCTACTGGCGCACCTACGACGTGGACGTCTCCATCACGCGCTGCGCCAACAACTACGGGCCGTACCAGCACGTGGAGAAGGTCATTCCCCGCTTCGTCACCAGCCTGCTCACCGGCCAGGACATCACCCTGCACGGCGACGGCAGCGCCGTGCGCGAGTGGTTGCACGTCGACGACCACTGCCGGGCCATCGCGCTGGTGCTGGCCAAGGGCCGCGCCGGCGAGGTCTACAACATCGGCGGCGACGTCGAGCTGACCAACCGGGCGCTCGCCGAACGGATCCTGCGGCTCGCCGGCGCCGGCTGGGAACGGGTCCGGCACGTGCCGGACCGCAAGGTGCAGGACCAGCGGTACTCGCTGGACTACCGCAAGATCTCCGAGGAGCTCGGCTTCGAGCCGCGGATCCGGTTCTCCGACGGGCTCAGCGAGGTCTTCGACTGGTACCGGGAGAACCAGGCCTGGTGGACGCCCACCGCCGCGGAGTCCCGCGGCGCGGCGCTCACCACGTCGGTGCGTGGCGTCCCGGTCGCCCGAGGGCTCTCGATCCCGGCGCGCTGA
- a CDS encoding succinate dehydrogenase cytochrome b subunit — MHWTTDRSALSVGPVVVTKTRSPIRSNVGLKAVMAVTGILLVLFLVVHMLGNLKIFTGETSFDHYAHWLRDIGTPLLPHTWYLWIQRTVLTVAVVAHIVAATVLARRARAARPVKYAHRKKVRGSYAARTMRWGGVIILLFVIYHILDLTTGHLNPQGDASNPYGNVVADFAPERWYVTLFYTLAIVTVGFHLRHGAFSAFRSLGQQTPRGERRARAGALVLAVALCAGYLVVPFAVLTGLVS, encoded by the coding sequence ATGCATTGGACGACTGATCGAAGTGCTCTTAGCGTCGGTCCCGTGGTAGTCACGAAAACTCGGTCGCCCATCCGCTCGAACGTCGGCCTCAAGGCCGTCATGGCGGTGACGGGCATCCTGCTGGTGCTGTTCCTCGTCGTTCACATGCTGGGGAACCTGAAGATCTTCACGGGGGAGACCTCGTTCGACCACTACGCGCACTGGCTGCGCGACATCGGCACGCCACTGCTGCCCCACACCTGGTACCTGTGGATCCAGCGCACCGTGCTCACCGTCGCCGTGGTGGCCCACATCGTCGCCGCCACAGTGCTGGCCCGGCGCGCACGCGCCGCCCGCCCGGTGAAGTACGCCCACCGCAAGAAGGTCCGGGGCAGCTACGCGGCCCGCACCATGCGCTGGGGTGGCGTGATCATCCTGCTCTTCGTGATCTACCACATCCTGGACCTGACCACCGGTCACCTGAACCCGCAGGGCGACGCCAGCAACCCGTACGGCAACGTCGTCGCCGACTTCGCGCCGGAGCGCTGGTACGTCACGCTCTTCTACACCCTGGCGATCGTCACGGTGGGCTTCCACCTGCGCCACGGCGCGTTCAGCGCGTTCCGCAGCCTCGGCCAGCAGACGCCCCGGGGCGAGCGCCGGGCGCGCGCCGGCGCGCTCGTCCTCGCCGTGGCGCTCTGCGCCGGATACCTGGTGGTCCCGTTCGCCGTTCTCACCGGATTGGTGTCCTGA
- a CDS encoding LysR family transcriptional regulator, with the protein MQLHQLRYFVAVAEVRHFTQAADIVGITQPSLSKQIHALETDLGAPLFERIRGNIALTAAGEVLLPLATRILADVETATREVHELVGLRRGRVRLGATPSLATSLAPPVLRRFRDAHPTVDLRVEEGGSQDLVRNLLRGDLDLALIIMPAQGADPGLRADPILRESLVVASVGEVPTASPTGELRITDLRDQPMVMFREGYDLRDATIQACREAGFEPTFAVDGGEMDAVLSFVEAGLGIALVPGIVLARRPGVRITPLAPPGVRRTIAVARRRDVVPTHAGRELRRILLDYVQSAIDSDDLPPGVDAR; encoded by the coding sequence ATGCAGCTCCATCAGCTCCGGTACTTCGTTGCGGTGGCCGAAGTACGACATTTCACCCAAGCCGCCGACATCGTGGGCATCACGCAGCCCTCGCTGAGTAAGCAAATTCACGCCCTGGAGACCGACCTCGGCGCTCCGCTGTTCGAGCGGATAAGGGGCAACATCGCCCTCACCGCGGCCGGCGAGGTGCTCCTGCCGCTGGCGACCCGGATCCTCGCCGACGTGGAGACCGCGACGCGGGAGGTGCACGAGTTGGTCGGGCTACGGCGGGGACGCGTCCGGCTCGGCGCGACCCCGAGCCTGGCCACCTCGCTCGCCCCGCCGGTGCTGCGCCGGTTCCGCGACGCGCATCCCACAGTCGACCTGCGCGTCGAGGAGGGTGGTTCCCAGGATCTCGTCCGGAACCTGCTCCGCGGGGATCTCGATCTGGCGCTGATCATCATGCCGGCCCAGGGCGCGGACCCGGGTCTGCGCGCCGATCCGATCCTGCGCGAGAGCCTGGTGGTGGCCTCGGTGGGTGAGGTGCCGACCGCTTCGCCCACCGGGGAGTTGCGTATCACCGACCTGCGCGACCAGCCGATGGTGATGTTCCGGGAGGGCTACGACCTGCGCGACGCCACCATCCAGGCGTGCCGCGAGGCGGGCTTCGAACCCACCTTCGCGGTGGACGGCGGTGAGATGGACGCCGTGCTCAGCTTCGTCGAGGCGGGGCTCGGTATCGCGCTGGTGCCCGGCATCGTGCTGGCCCGCCGGCCCGGCGTACGCATCACGCCGCTGGCGCCCCCCGGGGTGCGGCGGACCATCGCCGTGGCCCGCCGCCGGGACGTGGTGCCGACGCACGCCGGCCGGGAACTGCGGCGGATCCTGCTCGACTACGTGCAGTCCGCGATCGACAGCGACGACCTCCCGCCGGGGGTGGATGCCCGCTGA
- a CDS encoding zinc-dependent alcohol dehydrogenase has protein sequence MKALTWQGKRDVRVEEVPDPRIEAPTDAIVKITSTAICGSDLHLYEVLGPYLKPGDVLGHEPMGIVEEVGSEVTGLRPGDRVVVPFNISCGSCWMCRHQLYAQCETTQVTSEGKGAALFGYTSLYGSVPGGQAEYLRVPQAHFGPIKIPETGADERYLYLSDILPTAWQAVKYADTPPGGTLAVFGLGPVGQFCARIGRHLGAGRVIGLDLVPERLELARRHGIEVLDVRELSDVPGALIDLVDGRGPDAVIDAVGMEAHGSPGGKLAHAAVGLLPDKLARTMTDKAAMDRLSVLHAAVKAVRRGGTVSISGVYGGEVDPMPMMEMFDRGIQLRMGQCHVRRWTDEILPLLSGDDDPLGVEDLRTHRLPLSEAPRAYDMFQKKEDGCIKVVLAP, from the coding sequence ATGAAGGCGTTGACCTGGCAGGGGAAGCGGGACGTACGGGTCGAGGAGGTGCCGGATCCCCGGATCGAGGCACCCACCGACGCGATCGTCAAGATCACATCCACGGCGATCTGCGGCTCGGATCTGCACCTGTACGAGGTGTTGGGGCCGTACCTGAAGCCCGGCGACGTCCTGGGCCACGAGCCGATGGGCATCGTCGAGGAGGTCGGATCGGAGGTGACCGGGCTCAGGCCCGGTGACCGGGTGGTGGTGCCGTTCAACATCTCGTGCGGCAGTTGCTGGATGTGCCGCCACCAGCTCTACGCCCAGTGTGAGACGACCCAGGTGACAAGCGAGGGCAAGGGCGCGGCGCTGTTCGGCTACACCTCGCTCTACGGTTCGGTGCCCGGCGGCCAGGCCGAGTACCTGCGCGTACCGCAGGCCCACTTCGGACCGATCAAGATTCCCGAGACCGGCGCCGACGAGCGGTACCTCTATCTCTCCGACATCCTGCCCACCGCCTGGCAGGCGGTGAAGTACGCGGACACGCCCCCCGGCGGCACCCTTGCCGTCTTCGGGCTGGGCCCGGTCGGTCAGTTCTGTGCCCGCATCGGTCGCCACCTCGGCGCGGGGCGGGTGATCGGGCTGGATCTGGTGCCCGAGCGGCTGGAGCTGGCCCGGCGGCACGGCATCGAGGTGCTCGACGTCCGCGAGTTGTCAGACGTGCCGGGCGCGCTGATCGACCTGGTCGACGGGCGGGGGCCGGACGCCGTCATCGACGCGGTGGGCATGGAGGCGCACGGCTCGCCGGGCGGCAAACTGGCCCACGCGGCCGTGGGGCTGCTGCCGGACAAGCTTGCCCGGACGATGACCGACAAGGCGGCCATGGACCGGCTCTCGGTCCTGCACGCGGCGGTCAAGGCGGTCCGTCGCGGCGGCACCGTGTCGATCTCCGGCGTCTACGGCGGCGAGGTGGATCCGATGCCGATGATGGAGATGTTCGACAGGGGCATCCAGTTGCGCATGGGGCAATGCCACGTGCGCCGGTGGACCGACGAGATCCTGCCGCTGCTCTCCGGCGACGACGACCCCCTGGGCGTGGAGGATCTGCGTACCCACAGACTGCCGCTGAGCGAGGCGCCGCGGGCGTACGACATGTTTCAGAAGAAGGAGGACGGCTGCATCAAGGTCGTGCTCGCACCGTGA
- the hrpA gene encoding ATP-dependent RNA helicase HrpA — translation MQNPAASAATDTVRELHRRLTPLMFRDQRRLQRRLDGARKLRDPQRREAALTEITAELARAEQRLATRRAAVPVITYPAGLPVSDRKDDIAAAIRDHQVVIVAGETGSGKTTQIPKICLELGRGVHGLIGHTQPRRLAARTVADRIADELGTELGDVVGYKVRFTDQVSERSLVKLMTDGILLAELQTDRMLRQYDTLIIDEAHERSLNIDFILGYLRELLPRRPDLKVIITSATIETDRFARHFAGPPTADEPQGVPAPVVEVSGRTYPVEVRYRPLVEFAEGEEDGDADEENVRDQVQAIGDAVEELAAEGPGDILVFLSGEREIRDTADALGKLVQSKRSLLGTEILPLYARLSSAEQHRVFAAHSSRRVVLATNVAETSLTVPGIKYVVDPGTARISRYSSRLKVQRLPIEPVSQASANQRKGRCGRTSDGICIRLYDEQDFLSRPEFTDPEILRTNLASVILQMTAIGLGDLAAFPFIDPPDKRNITDGVNLLHELGALDPTEADPAKRLTALGRRLAQLPVDPRLARMVVEGERNGCATEVLVIAAALSIQDPRERPAEKQAQADQAHARFADKESDFVAYLNLWRYLREQQRELSSSAFRRMCKAEYLNYLRIREWQDIVSQLRQVLRTPQQEGDRRGGRPARDTADDSDAGRGASRRGGADLPEEIDTPKVHQSLLPGLLSHIGLKDAQKHEYLGARGAKFGIFPGSALFKKPPRWVMAAELVETSRLWGRIAGRVEPEWVEPLAQHLVKRSYSEPHWEKKQAAVMAYEKVTLYGIPLVTSRKVNFGRVDPVLSRELFIRHALVEGDWQTHHQFWADNKRLLAEIEELESRARRRDILVDDETIFGFYDQRIPADVSSGRHFDSWWKKTRRDQPDLLTFTRDVLVNDGRPGVDENDYPDEWQADGVSLPLTYRFEPGTPDDGVTVDIPLPLLNQVPPESFDWQVPGLREETVIALIRTLPKAIRRNFVPVPDYARAALAAITPGEEALLDALTRELRRMTGVTVPRDAWEPGKLPAHLRVTFRVLGDDEKPVAEGKDLPTLQRQLRQEVRQVVAAAAPEIARTGLREWSIGTLPRTIEQVRAGYAVNAYPALVDEGATVGVKVFDSPAEAEAAHWAGTRRLLRLTVPSPARFLQGRLSNEAKLALSRNPHGGVQDLIEDAAGAAIDRLIGDAGGPAWDANGFAALREKVRADLVDTVVEVMDRVRRVLAAAYAVEQRLGATRNLAVVAALADIRKQLAGLVHAGFITETGYARLPDLLRYLTAIERRLDRLGGNPQRDRQQQDRIAVVQKEYDDLLAALPPARRQATAVRQIRWMIEELRVNVFAQALGTPYPVSEQRIYRAMDDAEGR, via the coding sequence ATGCAGAATCCAGCCGCCTCCGCCGCGACCGACACCGTCCGCGAGCTGCACCGCCGCCTCACTCCCCTGATGTTCCGCGACCAACGCCGGCTTCAGCGGCGCCTCGACGGTGCCCGCAAGCTGCGCGACCCGCAGCGCCGGGAGGCGGCGCTGACCGAGATCACCGCCGAGCTGGCCCGGGCCGAGCAACGGCTGGCCACCCGCCGGGCGGCGGTGCCGGTGATCACGTACCCGGCCGGGTTGCCGGTCAGCGACCGCAAGGACGACATCGCCGCCGCGATCCGTGATCACCAGGTGGTGATCGTGGCCGGCGAGACCGGCTCCGGCAAGACCACCCAGATCCCCAAGATCTGCCTGGAGCTGGGGCGCGGCGTGCACGGCCTGATCGGGCACACCCAGCCCCGGCGGTTGGCCGCCCGGACGGTGGCCGACCGCATCGCCGACGAGCTGGGCACCGAACTGGGCGACGTGGTCGGCTACAAGGTGCGCTTCACCGACCAGGTCAGCGAGCGCAGCCTGGTGAAGCTGATGACCGACGGCATCCTGCTGGCCGAGTTGCAGACCGACCGGATGCTGCGCCAGTACGACACGCTGATCATCGACGAGGCGCACGAGCGCAGCCTCAACATCGACTTCATCCTCGGGTACCTGCGGGAGCTGCTGCCCCGCCGACCCGACCTCAAGGTGATCATCACCTCGGCGACCATCGAGACCGACCGCTTCGCCAGGCACTTCGCCGGCCCGCCCACCGCCGACGAGCCGCAGGGCGTGCCCGCGCCGGTGGTCGAGGTCTCCGGGCGCACCTACCCGGTGGAGGTGCGCTACCGGCCGCTTGTCGAGTTCGCCGAGGGCGAGGAGGACGGCGACGCCGACGAGGAGAACGTCCGCGACCAGGTCCAGGCGATCGGCGACGCCGTCGAGGAGCTGGCCGCCGAGGGCCCCGGCGACATCCTGGTCTTCCTCAGCGGCGAGCGGGAGATCCGCGACACCGCCGACGCGCTGGGCAAGCTGGTGCAGTCCAAGCGCTCGCTGCTCGGCACCGAGATCCTGCCGCTGTACGCGCGGCTGTCCAGCGCCGAGCAGCACCGGGTCTTCGCCGCGCACTCCTCGCGTCGGGTGGTGCTCGCCACAAACGTCGCGGAGACCTCGCTGACCGTGCCCGGCATCAAGTACGTGGTGGACCCGGGCACCGCTCGGATCTCCCGCTACTCCAGCCGGCTCAAGGTGCAGCGGCTGCCGATCGAGCCGGTCTCCCAGGCGTCGGCCAACCAGCGCAAGGGCCGCTGTGGGCGTACCTCGGACGGCATCTGCATCCGCCTCTACGACGAGCAGGACTTCCTGTCCCGGCCCGAGTTCACCGACCCGGAGATCCTGCGGACCAACCTGGCGTCGGTGATCCTCCAGATGACCGCGATCGGGCTGGGCGACCTGGCCGCGTTCCCGTTCATCGACCCGCCGGACAAGCGCAACATCACCGACGGCGTCAACCTGCTGCACGAGCTGGGCGCGCTGGACCCGACCGAGGCCGACCCGGCGAAGCGGCTCACCGCGCTGGGCCGTCGGCTGGCCCAGTTGCCTGTCGACCCACGCCTGGCCCGGATGGTGGTCGAGGGCGAACGCAACGGCTGCGCCACCGAGGTGCTGGTGATCGCCGCCGCGCTGTCCATCCAGGACCCGCGCGAGCGGCCGGCCGAGAAGCAGGCCCAGGCCGACCAGGCGCACGCCCGGTTCGCCGACAAGGAGTCGGACTTCGTCGCGTACCTCAACCTGTGGCGCTACCTGCGCGAGCAGCAGCGGGAGCTGTCGTCGAGCGCGTTCCGCCGGATGTGCAAGGCGGAGTACCTGAACTACCTGCGGATCCGCGAGTGGCAGGACATCGTCAGCCAGTTGCGTCAGGTGCTGCGTACCCCGCAGCAGGAGGGCGACCGGCGGGGTGGGCGGCCGGCGCGCGACACCGCGGACGACTCGGACGCCGGCCGGGGTGCGAGCCGCCGGGGCGGCGCGGACCTGCCGGAGGAGATCGACACCCCGAAGGTGCACCAGTCGCTGCTGCCCGGCCTGCTGTCGCACATCGGGCTCAAGGACGCCCAGAAACACGAGTACCTGGGGGCGCGGGGCGCGAAGTTCGGGATCTTCCCGGGGTCGGCGTTGTTCAAGAAGCCGCCGCGCTGGGTGATGGCCGCCGAGCTGGTGGAGACCTCCCGGCTGTGGGGTCGCATCGCCGGCCGGGTCGAGCCGGAGTGGGTCGAGCCCCTCGCGCAGCACCTGGTCAAGCGCAGCTACAGCGAGCCGCACTGGGAGAAGAAGCAGGCCGCGGTGATGGCCTACGAGAAGGTCACCCTGTACGGCATTCCCCTGGTCACCTCCCGCAAGGTCAACTTCGGGCGTGTCGACCCGGTCCTGAGCCGGGAGCTGTTCATCAGGCACGCCCTCGTCGAGGGCGACTGGCAGACCCACCACCAGTTCTGGGCGGACAACAAGCGACTGCTCGCCGAGATCGAGGAGCTGGAGAGCCGCGCCCGCCGCCGGGACATCCTTGTCGACGACGAGACCATCTTCGGCTTCTACGACCAGCGGATCCCCGCCGACGTCTCCTCCGGGCGGCACTTCGACAGCTGGTGGAAGAAGACCCGCCGGGACCAGCCCGACCTGCTCACCTTCACCCGCGACGTGCTTGTCAACGACGGCCGGCCCGGGGTGGACGAGAACGACTACCCGGACGAGTGGCAGGCCGACGGGGTGAGTCTGCCGCTCACCTACCGCTTCGAGCCGGGCACGCCGGACGACGGCGTCACAGTGGACATCCCGCTGCCGCTGCTCAACCAGGTGCCGCCGGAGAGCTTCGACTGGCAGGTGCCGGGGCTGCGCGAAGAGACGGTGATCGCGCTGATCCGAACGCTACCCAAGGCGATCCGCCGCAACTTCGTCCCGGTGCCGGACTACGCCCGCGCCGCGCTCGCCGCGATCACCCCGGGCGAGGAGGCGCTCCTGGACGCGCTCACCCGTGAGCTGCGCCGGATGACCGGAGTCACCGTGCCCCGCGACGCCTGGGAGCCGGGCAAGCTGCCGGCGCACCTGCGGGTGACCTTCCGGGTGCTCGGCGACGACGAGAAGCCTGTCGCCGAGGGCAAGGACCTGCCGACCCTGCAACGTCAACTCCGCCAGGAGGTACGCCAGGTGGTGGCGGCCGCCGCGCCGGAGATCGCCCGCACCGGGCTGCGGGAGTGGAGCATCGGCACGCTGCCACGGACCATCGAGCAGGTGCGCGCCGGCTACGCGGTGAACGCCTACCCGGCGCTCGTCGACGAGGGCGCCACGGTCGGGGTGAAAGTGTTCGACTCCCCCGCCGAGGCGGAGGCGGCGCACTGGGCCGGCACCCGCCGGCTGCTGCGGCTCACCGTCCCGTCCCCGGCACGGTTCCTCCAGGGGCGGCTCAGCAACGAGGCGAAGCTGGCGCTGAGCCGCAACCCGCACGGCGGCGTGCAGGACCTGATCGAGGACGCGGCCGGCGCCGCCATCGACAGGCTGATCGGCGACGCCGGCGGGCCGGCCTGGGACGCCAACGGGTTCGCGGCGCTGCGGGAGAAGGTCCGCGCCGACCTGGTCGACACAGTCGTCGAGGTGATGGACCGGGTCCGCCGGGTGCTCGCCGCCGCGTACGCCGTCGAACAGCGGCTCGGCGCCACCCGCAACCTCGCCGTGGTGGCCGCGCTCGCCGACATCCGCAAGCAGCTCGCCGGGCTGGTGCACGCCGGTTTCATCACCGAGACCGGGTACGCCCGCCTGCCCGACCTGCTGCGCTACCTCACCGCCATCGAGCGTCGACTGGACCGCCTGGGCGGCAACCCGCAGCGGGACCGCCAGCAACAGGACCGGATCGCTGTGGTGCAGAAGGAGTACGACGACCTGCTCGCCGCCCTGCCACCGGCCCGCCGACAGGCGACCGCCGTCCGGCAGATCCGCTGGATGATCGAGGAGTTGCGGGTGAACGTCTTCGCTCAGGCGCTGGGCACCCCGTACCCCGTCTCCGAGCAGCGGATCTACCGGGCGATGGACGACGCGGAGGGCCGTTGA
- a CDS encoding succinate dehydrogenase/fumarate reductase iron-sulfur subunit, translating into MNLTLRIWRQKGPEDKGRMVTYPVDDVSPDMSFLEMLDVLNERLILAGEDPVAFDHDCREGICGMCGLMINGDAHGPQRGTTACQLHMRQFTDGETIDIEPWRASAFPVIKDLVVNRGAFDTIIAAGGYITAPTGSAPEAHSTPVAKANADAAFESAACIGCGACVAACPNGSGMLFTAAKLTQLSLLPQGQPERYTRVIGMVDAHDEAGFGGCTNAGECTVACPKGIPLNTIGRLNRDYLAATTKGAGNTPGA; encoded by the coding sequence GTGAACCTGACCCTGCGCATCTGGCGCCAGAAGGGCCCCGAGGACAAGGGTCGGATGGTGACCTACCCGGTCGACGACGTGTCCCCGGACATGTCGTTCCTGGAGATGCTCGACGTGCTCAACGAGCGGTTGATCCTCGCCGGCGAGGACCCGGTGGCGTTCGACCACGACTGCCGCGAGGGCATCTGCGGCATGTGCGGCCTGATGATCAACGGCGACGCGCACGGGCCGCAGCGCGGCACCACCGCGTGCCAACTGCACATGCGGCAGTTCACCGACGGCGAGACGATCGACATCGAACCGTGGCGGGCCAGCGCCTTCCCGGTCATCAAGGACCTGGTGGTCAACAGGGGCGCCTTCGACACGATCATCGCCGCCGGTGGCTACATCACCGCCCCGACCGGCAGCGCGCCCGAGGCGCACTCCACCCCGGTCGCCAAGGCCAACGCGGACGCCGCCTTCGAGTCGGCGGCCTGCATCGGCTGCGGCGCCTGCGTGGCGGCCTGCCCGAACGGCTCCGGCATGCTCTTCACCGCCGCCAAGCTCACCCAGCTCTCGCTGCTGCCTCAGGGCCAGCCGGAGCGCTACACCCGCGTGATCGGCATGGTCGACGCGCACGACGAGGCCGGCTTCGGTGGCTGCACGAACGCCGGCGAGTGCACGGTGGCCTGCCCGAAGGGCATCCCGCTGAACACCATCGGCCGCCTCAACCGCGACTACCTCGCGGCGACCACGAAGGGCGCCGGCAACACCCCCGGCGCCTGA
- a CDS encoding fumarate reductase/succinate dehydrogenase flavoprotein subunit yields MELFTEGDPIADTKAPAGPVEKRWETRRFEAKLVNPANRRKMTVIVVGTGLAGGSAAATLAEQGYHVKSYCYQDSPRRAHSIAAQGGINAAKNYRNDGDSVHRLFYDTVKGGDFRSRESNVHRLAEVSVNIIDQCVAQGVPFAREYGGLLDTRSFGGAQVQRTFYARGQTGQQLLLGAYQALERQIGLGNVEMNARHEMLELVIVDGKARGIVVRDLVTGEISTEMADAVVLASGGYGNVFYLSTNAKGCNVTATWRAHRKGAYFANPCYTQIHPTCIPVSGDHQSKLTLMSESLRNDGRVWVPKTKGDDRNPRDIPEDERDYYLERIYPSFGNLVPRDIASRAAKNVCDEGRGVGPTKLGVYLDFADAIGRLGRKAIEAKYGNLFEMYERITGEDPYEVPMRIYPAVHYTMGGLWVDYDLQSSIPGLFVIGEANFSDHGANRLGASALMQGLADGYFVLPTTIANYLASGGLEKVDASHPAAVEARTDVEDRIQRLLAVNGDRTVDSFHRELGQIMWEHCGMERSEAGLRKAIDEIRALREQFWQRVKVSGTGEELNQSLEKAGRVADFFELAELMCVDALHREESCGGHFRAEHQTPDGEAQRDDDRFAYVAAWEFTATGEPSVLHKEDLKFEYVHPTQRSYK; encoded by the coding sequence ATGGAACTCTTCACCGAGGGCGACCCGATCGCCGACACGAAGGCTCCCGCCGGCCCGGTCGAGAAGCGCTGGGAGACCCGCCGCTTCGAGGCCAAGCTGGTCAACCCGGCCAACCGCCGCAAGATGACGGTGATCGTGGTCGGCACCGGCCTGGCCGGCGGCTCGGCCGCGGCGACGCTTGCCGAGCAGGGCTACCACGTCAAGTCCTACTGCTACCAGGACAGCCCGCGCCGCGCGCACTCCATCGCGGCGCAGGGCGGCATCAACGCGGCGAAGAACTACCGCAACGACGGCGACTCGGTGCACCGGCTGTTCTACGACACCGTCAAGGGCGGCGACTTCCGCTCCCGCGAGTCGAACGTGCACCGCCTGGCCGAGGTGTCGGTGAACATCATCGACCAGTGCGTCGCCCAGGGCGTGCCGTTCGCCCGCGAGTACGGCGGTCTGCTGGACACCCGCTCCTTCGGTGGCGCCCAGGTGCAGCGCACCTTCTACGCCCGGGGCCAGACGGGCCAGCAACTGCTGCTCGGCGCGTACCAGGCCCTGGAGCGGCAGATCGGCCTGGGCAACGTGGAGATGAACGCCAGGCACGAGATGCTGGAACTGGTCATCGTCGACGGCAAGGCCCGCGGCATCGTCGTCCGGGACCTGGTCACCGGCGAGATCAGCACCGAGATGGCCGACGCGGTCGTGCTCGCCTCCGGCGGCTACGGCAACGTCTTCTACCTCTCCACGAACGCCAAGGGCTGCAACGTCACCGCCACCTGGCGGGCGCACCGCAAGGGCGCGTACTTCGCCAACCCCTGCTACACGCAGATCCACCCGACCTGCATCCCCGTCTCCGGCGACCACCAGTCGAAGTTGACCCTGATGAGCGAGTCGCTGCGCAACGACGGCCGGGTCTGGGTGCCGAAGACCAAGGGCGACGACCGCAACCCGCGCGACATTCCGGAAGACGAGCGGGACTACTACCTGGAGCGGATCTACCCCTCCTTCGGCAACCTGGTCCCCCGTGACATCGCCTCCCGCGCCGCGAAGAACGTCTGCGACGAGGGCCGGGGCGTCGGGCCGACCAAGCTCGGCGTCTACCTCGACTTCGCCGACGCGATCGGCCGGCTGGGCCGCAAGGCCATCGAGGCCAAGTACGGCAACCTCTTCGAGATGTACGAGCGCATCACCGGCGAGGACCCGTACGAGGTGCCGATGCGCATCTACCCCGCCGTGCACTACACGATGGGCGGCCTCTGGGTCGACTACGACCTCCAGTCGAGCATCCCCGGCCTGTTCGTGATCGGCGAGGCGAACTTCTCCGACCACGGCGCCAACCGCCTCGGCGCCTCGGCGCTCATGCAGGGCCTGGCCGACGGCTACTTCGTGCTGCCCACCACGATCGCCAACTACCTGGCCTCGGGCGGTTTGGAGAAGGTCGACGCCAGCCACCCGGCGGCGGTCGAGGCGCGTACCGACGTCGAGGACCGCATCCAGCGGCTGCTGGCGGTGAACGGCGACCGGACCGTGGACTCGTTCCACCGCGAGCTGGGCCAGATCATGTGGGAACACTGCGGCATGGAGCGCAGCGAGGCAGGGCTGCGCAAGGCGATCGACGAGATCCGTGCCCTGCGCGAGCAGTTCTGGCAGCGGGTCAAGGTGTCCGGCACCGGCGAGGAGCTCAACCAGTCGCTGGAGAAGGCCGGCCGGGTGGCCGACTTCTTCGAGCTGGCCGAGCTGATGTGCGTCGACGCCCTGCACCGCGAGGAGTCCTGCGGTGGGCACTTCCGGGCCGAACACCAGACCCCCGACGGCGAGGCGCAGCGCGACGACGACCGGTTCGCGTACGTGGCGGCCTGGGAGTTCACCGCCACCGGTGAGCCCTCGGTGCTGCACAAGGAAGACCTGAAGTTCGAATACGTCCACCCCACGCAGCGGAGCTACAAGTGA